Proteins encoded within one genomic window of Hevea brasiliensis isolate MT/VB/25A 57/8 chromosome 8, ASM3005281v1, whole genome shotgun sequence:
- the LOC110642197 gene encoding auxin-responsive protein SAUR68-like gives MISAKKLLKLTRKWQKMAAIRRRRITSPQKMGSNDTRSCSTSSMAKKGHFVVYFAYQKRFLLPLEYLNSKMIKELFNMAEEEFGLQSEGPLTLPCDTNLMEYAITLIRQNATRDVERALLMSIASSCCSSFFHFQHQATSHQLPICSF, from the coding sequence ATGATCAGTGCCAAGAAACTTCTTAAATTGACGAGGAAATGGCAGAAAATGGCTGCTATCAGGCGAAGAAGAATCACGTCGCCACAAAAAATGGGAAGTAATGACACAAGAAGTTGCAGCACATCATCAATGGCTAAGAAAGGCCATTTTGTTGTCTACTTTGCATATCAAAAACGTTTCCTTCTTCCCTTGGAATATCTTAACAGTAAAATGATCAAAGAGCTATTCAACATGGCAGAAGAAGAGTTTGGATTGCAAAGCGAGGGGCCACTCACATTACCTTGTGACACAAACCTTATGGAATATGCAATTACTTTGATCAGACAGAATGCTACTAGAGATGTAGAGAGAGCACTGCTGATGTCAATAGCTAGCAGTTGCTGCTCATCATTTTTCCATTTCCAACATCAAGCAACAAGCCATCAGCTACCAATTTGCAGCTTCTGA
- the LOC131182041 gene encoding NAC transcription factor 47-like, which produces MEENHNKNKGVAANCSSDDDVEKYVNSLPVGFRFAPHDDELILHYLLKKIKKLPLPRNRIHEVDLYKYSPRKLTVTNSGEKFVYRRKSASPLLYSGESDRKFSKSMTASATTGIGGDSGRGLRSEIYKLNRARETEWYFFTAREKKYSNGSRPNRSAGDGFWKPTGTDKAIPNNKNPVGFRKSLDYYSGKQGEGRKTDWKMHEYLVNPKLVSSTTTSRPKNPLQPMLLDEWVLCKIYATKAERKKNNNDEDGGTTINSKTEISKADDSTAQPSEYDNSLMIFEENENGFGSYYPPPLTLNNFVYDPPTMNNTLNYNFNYDPPPVNNTFSDSFVYNVPPIQSYLPSSYSYDFQPIYGCPDQVCYSDCMEMPTINNNQSMPTEESIPSFPTIQSIYGYGDQVCYSDCMEMPTINNNQSMPTEESIPSFPTIQSIYGYGDEVCYSDCMEMPTMNNHQSEEPIPSLQPVHPIHGFGDQVCYSDCMEVPTMNNHQSVPSEEPIPSVQPAAEKNNFLGAQPNSSRSAYSYWRVS; this is translated from the exons ATGGAGGAAAATCATAACAAGAACAAGGGAGTTGCCGCAAATTGCAGTAGTGATGATGATGTTGAGAAATATGTCAATTCGCTTCCAGTTGGGTTTCGATTCGCACCCCATGATGATGAACTGATTCTTCACTACTTGCTGAAAAAGATCAAGAAACTTCCCTTGCCTCGTAACAGGATTCATGAGGttgatttatataaatatagCCCTCGAAAGCTTACTG TAACAAACAGTGGTGAGAAATTTGTGTATCGCCGGAAGTCAGCATCTCCATTGTTGTATTCCGGCGAGAGTGATAGGAAATTCAGCAAGAGTATGACAGCCTCTGCAACGACAGGAATAGGCGGTGATAGTGGTAGGGGGTTGAGAAGTG AAATCTATAAACTGAATAGAGCAAGAGAAACCGAGTGGTACTTTTTCACTGCGAGGGAGAAAAAATACTCAAATGGGTCTAGACCGAATCGAAGTGCGGGAGATGGATTTTGGAAGCCTACAGGAACTGATAAAGCCATTCCAAATAACAAAAATCCTGTTGGTTTTAGAAAATCTTTGGATTATTATTCAGGGAAGCAAGGTGAAGGAAGGAAAACGGACTGGAAGATGCATGAGTATTTGGTTAATCCAAAGCTTGTTTCTTCAACTACTACTTCCAGACCCAAAAACCCATTGCAACCTATGCTG TTGGATGAATGGGTACTTTGCAAAATCTACGCAACCAAAGcagaaagaaagaaaaacaatAATGATGAAGATGGAGGGACTACTATAAATTCAAAAACAGAAATTTCAAAAGCTGATGATTCCACTGCACAGCCTTCAGAGTATGATAATTCTTTGATGATTTTTGAAGAAAACGAGAATGGTTTTGGGTCTTATTATCCTCCTCCTCTGACATTGAATAACTTTGTCTATGATCCTCCAACAATGAACAACACATTGAATTATAACTTCAACTATGATCCTCCACCAGTGAACAACacattcagcgatagctttgtatataATGTGCCACCAATCCAATCCTATCTCCCCTCTTCTTATAGCTATGACTTTCAACCCATCTATGGATGTCCAGATCAAGTTTGTTATAGTGACTGCATGGAGATGCCCACCATAAATAATAATCAATCAATGCCAACTGAGGAATCAATTCCTTCTTTCCCAACTATTCAATCCATCTATGGATATGGAGATCAAGTTTGTTATAGTGACTGCATGGAGATGCCCACCATAAATAATAATCAATCAATGCCAACTGAGGAATCAATTCCTTCTTTCCCAACTATTCAATCCATCTATGGATATGGAGATGAAGTTTGTTATAGTGACTGCATGGAGATGCCTACCATGAACAATCATCAATCAGAGGAACCAATTCCTTCTCTCCAGCCTGTTCATCCCATCCATGGATTCGGAGATCAAGTTTGTTATAGTGACTGCATGGAGGTGCCCACCATGAATAATCATCAATCAGTGCCATCTGAGGAACCAATTCCTTCTGTCCAACCTGCTGCTGAGAAAAATAACTTCTTGGGTGCTCAACCTAACTCTTCAAGATCTGCCTACTCTTATTGGAGAGTCTCGTGA
- the LOC110642176 gene encoding uncharacterized protein LOC110642176 produces the protein MARNEGGGSGESAPRLSSSSRLRTGPDPFLVACRCFSFVTALTAILCIAVNVLSAVRSFRDGSDVFDGIFRCYAVVIAFIVVVAETEWGFITKFWKVLEYWAGRGMLQIFVAVMTRAFPDYSASQKDLILLQNIASYMLLACGVVYVVSGILCIGFLKRARQQKEITREQAVKDLEELERRREELEQLLVAERV, from the exons ATGGCGAGAAACGaaggaggaggaagtggagagtccgcGCCTCGGTTATCGTCGAGCTCCAGATTAAGAACAGGGCCAGACCCCTTTTTGGTTGCGTGTAGATGCTTCAGCTTCGTTACTGCTCTCACTGCCATTCTCTGCATTGCCGTTAACGTTCTTTCTGCCGTTCGGTCCTTTAGGGACGGATCCGAT GTATTCGATGGGATATTTCGGTGTTACGCGGTGGTGATTGCGTTTATTGTGGTGGTTGCCGAGACGGAGTGGGGATTTATCACCAAGTTCTGGAAG GTGTTGGAGTATTGGGCTGGTAGGGGTATGCTGCAGATCTT TGTTGCAGTCATGACAAGAGCTTTCCCTGACTATTCAGCAAGCCAAAAGGATCTTATTCTTCTGCAAAATATAGCAAGCTATATGCTTCTTGCTTGTGGTGTGGTCTATGTTGTTTCG GGAATTCTATGCATTGGTTTTCTCAAACGTGCTCGCCAGCAGAAGGAAATTACAAGGGAGCAGGCAGTCAAGGATCTGGAG GAATTGGAGCGGCGGAGGGAGGAACTTGAACAATTGCTTGTGGCAGAAAGAGTTTGA